A genomic window from Candidatus Pelagisphaera phototrophica includes:
- a CDS encoding class I SAM-dependent methyltransferase translates to MIYKRSELSLYDADNIYNPSYFKGGNAKHAHAYDRRTKRRIKKSQKQIQHALRYTEPGNLLDIGCSLGYTLKAAKNLGLTAYGIDISQYAVDKCREEGLQVEIGGLDNIPYPDETFSIVVMKHVLEHTIHPVRALREVRRVMKPGGAIFIAVPNANYIKARLNPAKSRFYRPETRGGTEHYVYYTPRTLSQILEQNGITVQKVHPHLISARSSVFFTLAELPIVPLKFIAETVLSTLGLRKEFWISGLKNGLRKFER, encoded by the coding sequence TTGATTTACAAGCGTTCCGAATTAAGTCTGTACGATGCGGATAATATCTACAACCCATCTTATTTCAAGGGTGGGAATGCAAAGCATGCACATGCGTACGATAGAAGAACGAAGAGACGCATTAAAAAATCTCAGAAGCAAATTCAGCATGCGTTGAGGTATACGGAACCGGGCAACTTGTTGGACATAGGCTGCTCGCTAGGCTACACCCTCAAAGCAGCCAAGAATCTAGGGCTTACGGCGTACGGGATTGATATTTCCCAGTATGCGGTCGATAAGTGTCGTGAGGAGGGTTTGCAGGTGGAAATCGGAGGCTTAGATAATATACCTTATCCCGATGAAACGTTCAGTATCGTTGTGATGAAACATGTCTTGGAACATACTATTCATCCGGTTCGTGCCCTGAGGGAGGTTAGAAGGGTTATGAAACCGGGAGGTGCCATATTCATTGCTGTCCCCAACGCGAATTATATAAAAGCTAGGCTAAATCCGGCTAAAAGTCGTTTCTATCGCCCTGAAACCCGCGGTGGTACTGAGCACTACGTTTACTACACGCCAAGAACTTTGTCGCAAATATTGGAGCAGAACGGTATAACAGTTCAAAAGGTTCATCCGCACTTAATCAGTGCGAGAAGCTCCGTGTTTTTTACTTTGGCCGAGTTGCCGATCGTCCCGCTAAAATTTATTGCTGAGACGGTATTGAGTACTTTGGGATTACGAAAGGAATTTTGGATTTCAGGCTTAAAAAACGGTTTGAGAAAATTCGAGCGCTAG
- a CDS encoding VPDSG-CTERM sorting domain-containing protein, with translation MSDTWLSNVFDSGEASSLNFYWGTGLSGSVDSGKPLGSVPDTGSTAALLAAGILVLPAGRRRLG, from the coding sequence TTGTCTGACACATGGTTAAGCAACGTATTCGATTCTGGGGAGGCCAGCTCCCTTAACTTTTATTGGGGAACAGGACTATCGGGGTCAGTCGACAGCGGAAAACCTCTCGGTTCTGTCCCCGACACAGGTTCCACAGCAGCTCTTCTCGCAGCTGGTATACTTGTGCTACCCGCTGGAAGGCGAAGACTAGGGTAA
- a CDS encoding cyclase family protein: MCAPQVIEAVRKRINRRTFLKGASAATAACCVSNVASRAQTGSSNLADHIGFSRVVDLSHTLHKDFPAWFVEGEELTTRGGRHFIPPAIVNVEPVFEWEHDRVNLNKITYWEHVGTHMDAPLHFSQGSSADEIPVEDLVLPLAVIDIKAKASQDPLAQLSLEDLLGWEAEHGEIPARSLVAMNSGWADLLDTPRFKSLDENGKHRQPALHVEAVQFLMEERDVIALGVDTFSFDNQHSGSDVHYEWLGDGRWGLEILNNLDNVPPVGATVIVGQPKIKGSTGGPDRILALV, from the coding sequence ATGTGTGCTCCTCAAGTCATCGAAGCTGTCCGAAAGAGAATCAATCGCCGTACCTTCCTGAAGGGTGCTAGTGCAGCAACAGCAGCTTGCTGCGTCAGCAATGTAGCATCTCGTGCCCAGACCGGGTCCTCCAATTTGGCAGACCACATCGGTTTCTCGAGAGTCGTGGACTTATCCCACACGCTTCATAAAGACTTCCCAGCCTGGTTCGTAGAAGGCGAAGAATTAACCACCCGGGGCGGTAGACACTTCATTCCCCCTGCTATCGTTAACGTTGAGCCCGTTTTCGAGTGGGAACATGATCGCGTCAACTTGAACAAAATAACCTACTGGGAACATGTGGGCACGCATATGGATGCACCTTTGCATTTTTCGCAAGGGAGTAGTGCTGACGAAATCCCAGTGGAAGATTTAGTCCTTCCGCTAGCTGTAATCGATATCAAGGCAAAGGCCTCGCAGGATCCGCTTGCCCAGCTGTCCCTTGAAGATTTGCTTGGGTGGGAAGCAGAGCACGGTGAGATACCAGCCCGATCGCTCGTCGCAATGAATAGCGGTTGGGCGGACCTCTTGGATACGCCGAGGTTCAAGAGCCTCGATGAAAATGGCAAGCACCGCCAACCGGCACTACATGTTGAAGCTGTCCAGTTTCTGATGGAAGAGAGAGACGTTATAGCCCTCGGTGTAGACACCTTCTCTTTCGACAACCAGCACTCCGGCAGCGACGTGCATTATGAGTGGCTAGGCGATGGGCGGTGGGGCTTGGAAATTCTCAACAATCTCGACAATGTTCCACCCGTGGGGGCAACAGTGATAGTCGGGCAGCCAAAAATAAAAGGTTCGACTGGAGGGCCGGACCGTATTCTGGCCTTGGTGTAG
- a CDS encoding glycosyltransferase family 2 protein, which translates to MISICIPTWEQHGYGRKFLRKLFNSIEEQTYKDYEVVVSDHSIDEGISDLVDEYKNIFNIVYYRNNKKRGNGPANTNKTIELAKGEIIKIMFQDDFFFDKESLKKIKNKFSNSGCIWLVNGCNHTNDGKTFNRPMAPSWNDKILEGVNTISSPSVLSFLNENPILFDENLVMLMDCEYYYSLYKKYGLPEILEDVLITNRIHRHQISSMYNKSLNDEILYAKNKHK; encoded by the coding sequence ATGATTTCAATATGTATACCCACTTGGGAACAACACGGTTATGGTAGAAAATTTTTAAGAAAATTATTTAATTCTATAGAAGAACAAACTTATAAAGATTATGAGGTCGTTGTCAGTGACCATAGTATAGATGAGGGTATATCAGATTTAGTAGATGAATATAAAAATATTTTTAACATAGTATATTACCGAAATAATAAAAAAAGAGGTAATGGACCAGCGAACACAAATAAAACAATCGAGTTAGCTAAAGGTGAAATAATCAAAATAATGTTTCAAGACGACTTCTTTTTTGATAAAGAGTCTTTGAAAAAAATAAAAAATAAGTTTTCTAATAGTGGATGTATATGGTTGGTTAATGGGTGTAACCACACAAATGATGGTAAAACATTTAATAGACCAATGGCACCTTCTTGGAATGATAAAATTTTAGAAGGAGTTAATACAATAAGTTCTCCTTCAGTACTATCTTTTTTAAATGAAAACCCTATACTTTTTGATGAAAATTTAGTAATGTTAATGGACTGTGAGTACTACTATAGTTTATATAAAAAATATGGTTTACCTGAAATATTAGAGGATGTTCTAATAACAAACAGAATACACAGACACCAAATTAGTTCTATGTATAATAAAAGTTTAAATGACGAAATTTTATACGCAAAAAACAAACACAAATAA
- a CDS encoding DUF6265 family protein codes for MKQLLITTIAAAVLVVCATAQQPKPSTAKAPEFQIERLAWLTGSWQGAVNGGLLEETWLPPKADTISALVRFTKDGRTEFVEIIKIEKVGNSFELRLQLYDPPMRPQSDKPHVFKLSKIEENKITFHGISEGSHRKLSYERVAQDHFIIRFQTFEGRDVEINLSPPPRNTFTF; via the coding sequence ATGAAACAACTACTAATCACAACAATCGCAGCCGCGGTGCTGGTGGTCTGCGCTACGGCGCAGCAACCGAAGCCTTCTACAGCAAAAGCACCAGAGTTCCAAATTGAAAGACTCGCTTGGCTCACAGGAAGTTGGCAAGGCGCAGTGAATGGCGGACTCCTTGAGGAAACTTGGCTTCCACCAAAGGCCGATACAATTTCAGCTCTAGTAAGGTTTACAAAAGACGGGAGAACCGAATTTGTCGAAATCATCAAGATCGAAAAAGTCGGAAATTCATTCGAACTCAGATTGCAGCTTTATGACCCACCAATGCGTCCACAGTCGGACAAACCTCACGTTTTCAAACTCTCAAAAATTGAAGAAAACAAAATAACTTTTCACGGTATAAGTGAAGGGTCACACCGAAAGCTAAGCTACGAACGCGTTGCTCAAGATCATTTTATAATTCGTTTTCAAACATTTGAAGGTCGTGACGTCGAAATAAATCTGTCACCCCCTCCGAGAAACACCTTCACGTTTTAG
- a CDS encoding VPDSG-CTERM sorting domain-containing protein yields the protein MNWYRASGDQRSASFEITSGLASTTFSASVPNNQSATDLQDGTFKFYNYTGGVLGSELWTIGDSLIDLQSGQYAMRWYVPAKGMGGASFGYGNATFAITTANVPDSGSTAALLGAGVAALAFARRRLGY from the coding sequence ATGAATTGGTACCGCGCTTCTGGCGATCAGAGATCAGCATCGTTCGAGATCACTAGTGGTTTGGCTTCGACAACCTTCTCTGCCTCAGTACCAAATAATCAGTCTGCAACAGATCTGCAGGATGGCACTTTCAAATTTTATAACTACACGGGAGGAGTCTTAGGCTCAGAGCTGTGGACCATCGGGGACAGCCTTATTGACCTTCAATCAGGGCAATACGCGATGCGTTGGTATGTGCCTGCTAAGGGGATGGGCGGAGCCTCATTTGGATACGGCAACGCTACCTTCGCAATCACAACAGCTAACGTTCCCGACTCCGGGTCCACAGCAGCTCTTCTTGGAGCTGGTGTTGCGGCTCTAGCCTTTGCTAGGCGGAGGCTGGGATATTAG
- a CDS encoding VPDSG-CTERM sorting domain-containing protein, translating into MRNILLLCSLAFATPMLSVPLRVTYTGSVTSMTETLNGGPISVGDQVSGYYDYYPDGAVANISRWGPGDIYSETRFYVLGTHEINLGSETFRWVGAADNSNIRTSPNTPGETAYTVHMAPNDFTYGSITGINDLPVNSVSVSWANFPYVIAEDTIPEVLPPFDAISNPAHAFVSFTPLGNDTITVTLASASISSVPDTGSTAALLGAGVAALAFARRRLGY; encoded by the coding sequence ATGAGAAACATCCTCCTTCTTTGTTCGCTAGCCTTTGCCACCCCCATGCTATCAGTACCGCTGCGAGTGACCTACACTGGTAGTGTAACTTCTATGACAGAAACGCTGAACGGAGGTCCAATATCAGTTGGCGATCAGGTATCGGGTTATTATGATTATTATCCCGATGGTGCTGTGGCGAATATCTCTAGATGGGGTCCTGGGGACATCTACTCTGAAACTCGTTTCTACGTTTTAGGTACGCATGAAATTAATTTAGGATCGGAAACGTTCAGGTGGGTTGGGGCAGCCGACAATTCTAACATACGTACGTCTCCCAATACACCAGGGGAGACGGCGTACACCGTGCATATGGCTCCAAATGACTTCACGTATGGAAGTATAACAGGGATTAACGATCTTCCTGTAAACAGTGTGAGCGTATCGTGGGCAAATTTTCCTTATGTTATAGCAGAGGACACCATTCCCGAGGTACTTCCGCCCTTTGATGCGATTAGTAATCCTGCTCACGCTTTCGTATCATTTACGCCTCTGGGAAATGACACTATTACCGTAACTCTAGCAAGTGCATCTATTAGCTCCGTCCCCGACACAGGGTCCACAGCAGCTCTCCTTGGAGCGGGTGTTGCGGCTCTAGCCTTTGCTAGGCGGAGGCTGGGATATTAG
- a CDS encoding VPDSG-CTERM sorting domain-containing protein, with the protein MLSVPLRVTYTGSVTSMTETLNGGPISVGDQVSGYYDYYPDGAVANISRWGSGDIFSATRFYVLGTHEINLGSETFRWVGAADNSNIYTSPNTPGETAYSVHMHPHDFTYGSITGINDILVNSLGVSWSNFPYVIAEDTIPTALPPFDAINNPAQATLFFGVLGNDRIIVALDSASIAPVPDTGSTAALLGTGVVALVFARRRLG; encoded by the coding sequence ATGCTATCAGTACCGCTGCGAGTGACCTACACTGGTAGTGTAACTTCTATGACAGAAACGCTGAACGGAGGTCCAATATCAGTTGGCGATCAGGTATCGGGTTATTATGATTATTATCCCGATGGTGCTGTGGCGAATATCTCTAGATGGGGTTCTGGGGACATCTTCTCTGCAACTCGTTTTTACGTTTTAGGTACGCATGAAATTAATTTAGGATCGGAAACGTTCAGGTGGGTTGGGGCAGCCGACAATTCTAATATATATACGTCTCCCAATACGCCAGGGGAGACGGCGTACTCCGTGCATATGCATCCACATGACTTCACTTATGGAAGTATTACAGGGATTAACGATATCCTTGTAAACAGTTTGGGCGTATCGTGGTCAAATTTTCCTTATGTTATAGCAGAGGACACCATTCCTACAGCCCTTCCCCCGTTTGATGCCATTAATAACCCTGCCCAAGCTACCCTTTTTTTTGGAGTATTGGGGAATGATCGCATTATTGTCGCCTTGGATAGTGCTTCGATAGCCCCCGTCCCCGACACAGGCTCCACAGCAGCTCTTCTTGGAACTGGGGTTGTGGCTTTAGTCTTTGCTAGACGCAGGCTGGGATAA